The Thermus islandicus DSM 21543 genome contains a region encoding:
- a CDS encoding GntR family transcriptional regulator, which translates to MAHKYVEVKEALLREIRVGKLNGELPSEEALAQRFSVSRMTARRALEELAAEGWLERGRGRRSRLAQLRFGQGFFRVRPFYRFAESVGARPSTRLLAAGPAKPPATVQERLGTSDTIRIERLRFLNDDPVMLEVRYLRMDLCSSILEHDLEAESIHEILVRNLNLPLTQVWQRLEATSLRGRVARLLGVPHRTPGFRLERVTFTFDTPVTWVEYRMRGDRYYFEDVFSPQREVQE; encoded by the coding sequence ATGGCGCACAAGTACGTGGAGGTCAAAGAGGCGTTGCTTCGGGAGATCAGAGTGGGCAAGCTCAACGGCGAGCTCCCTTCGGAAGAGGCCCTCGCCCAGCGCTTCTCGGTTAGCCGCATGACTGCCCGTAGGGCTTTGGAGGAGCTGGCCGCAGAAGGCTGGTTGGAGCGGGGCAGGGGCCGCCGTAGCCGACTTGCGCAGTTGCGTTTCGGACAGGGGTTTTTCCGCGTCCGCCCTTTCTACCGTTTTGCAGAGAGCGTAGGGGCCCGGCCCTCCACACGCCTCCTAGCGGCTGGGCCGGCCAAGCCTCCGGCCACTGTGCAGGAACGGCTGGGCACCTCGGACACCATCCGCATCGAGCGGCTCCGTTTCCTTAACGATGACCCCGTGATGCTGGAGGTCCGCTACCTGCGGATGGACCTTTGCAGTAGCATCCTCGAGCACGATCTGGAGGCGGAGTCCATCCACGAGATTCTCGTTCGCAACCTTAACTTGCCCCTAACCCAAGTCTGGCAGCGCCTCGAGGCCACCTCCCTCAGGGGCAGGGTGGCCCGACTTCTGGGCGTTCCCCACCGAACCCCTGGCTTTAGGCTGGAACGGGTGACCTTCACCTTCGACACACCCGTTACCTGGGTTGAGTACCGGATGAGGGGGGACCGG
- a CDS encoding CopG family transcriptional regulator, translating into MLRKQVHLTPEEEAKLKRLARTTGRTEAEVLRLALDLLPEEEAYRRYLERVAGRRIGLSEAVLEDQQGR; encoded by the coding sequence ATGCTACGCAAACAGGTCCACCTCACCCCCGAGGAGGAGGCCAAGCTGAAGCGCCTGGCCCGTACCACGGGGCGCACCGAGGCGGAAGTCCTCCGCCTTGCCCTGGACCTCCTCCCGGAGGAGGAGGCCTACCGCCGTTACCTGGAACGGGTGGCCGGGCGGCGGATTGGCCTCTCGGAGGCGGTCCTCGAGGACCAGCAGGGGCGCTGA